A single Herpetosiphonaceae bacterium DNA region contains:
- a CDS encoding DUF4157 domain-containing protein has protein sequence MSQQTAAVQQKPAAPAPSLPTATGILQRKCACGGTPGPDGECAACRRRRLAASGRSPSQPTPAEAPSAVHDVLRSPGQPLDADTRSFMESRFGHDFGHVRIHTDAQASQSAEDVNALAYAVGRDVVFRAGQYAPQTEAGRHLLAHELAHVVQQRGEQVGVQQALEIGQTDDPGEHEADAAAEAVMRADDEHKRHGGRPISALRPARPAIRMFTPARKIAPKLMRQEAGAAASAPAATAAADAPAALTQSAESPCQERGDRHCCTDRMLQEIGQLRTAAFPIVSNALTRLDQPASVSGPLTEYFHITPDDSARVLAIRSQFEQMQTIMRGTGVTFYCYDACDPACRNNRRSAWSSTSQLEQPSIIAFCGDYTGAVSDNRAYLNQAESEAAPPECSGAGLSQHDALGARNWLRTLIHEYAHVSSAARPSRGGMLAACERGSVNCTSEYYLHNPDRPREAALAVRNPDSYAYFAWAVRRGGSPASAGGAGGQRAGGGISTGLAVGLGIGAAVLIGGIIAAAYLLSRRESE, from the coding sequence ATGAGCCAGCAGACAGCAGCGGTTCAACAAAAGCCCGCAGCGCCAGCACCGTCGCTTCCGACGGCGACGGGCATCTTGCAGCGCAAGTGCGCCTGCGGCGGCACGCCCGGCCCCGACGGCGAGTGCGCCGCATGTCGCAGGCGGCGTCTGGCAGCATCGGGACGCAGCCCGTCACAGCCCACGCCAGCGGAAGCGCCGTCGGCGGTGCATGATGTGCTGCGCTCGCCGGGGCAGCCGCTCGACGCCGACACGCGCAGCTTCATGGAGTCGCGCTTCGGCCACGATTTCGGCCATGTGCGCATCCACACCGACGCGCAGGCCAGCCAGTCGGCGGAGGACGTCAACGCGCTGGCCTACGCCGTGGGCCGCGATGTCGTCTTTCGCGCGGGACAGTACGCGCCGCAGACGGAGGCCGGGCGGCACCTGCTGGCCCACGAGCTGGCGCATGTCGTGCAGCAGCGCGGCGAGCAGGTGGGCGTGCAGCAAGCGCTGGAGATCGGCCAGACCGACGATCCCGGCGAGCACGAGGCCGATGCCGCCGCCGAGGCCGTGATGCGCGCCGACGACGAGCATAAGCGCCACGGCGGGCGACCGATCTCGGCGCTCCGTCCGGCGCGGCCCGCGATCCGCATGTTCACGCCCGCGCGGAAGATCGCGCCCAAGCTGATGCGGCAGGAGGCGGGCGCTGCCGCAAGCGCCCCCGCAGCCACGGCGGCAGCCGACGCCCCGGCTGCGCTCACGCAGAGCGCCGAGTCGCCCTGCCAGGAGCGCGGCGATCGTCACTGCTGCACCGATCGGATGCTCCAAGAGATCGGCCAGCTACGCACCGCCGCCTTCCCGATCGTCTCCAACGCGCTCACGCGCCTGGACCAGCCCGCCTCGGTGAGCGGGCCGCTCACCGAGTATTTCCATATCACGCCCGACGACAGCGCGCGCGTCCTGGCGATCCGCAGCCAGTTCGAGCAGATGCAGACGATCATGCGCGGCACCGGCGTCACGTTCTACTGCTACGACGCCTGCGATCCCGCCTGCCGCAACAACCGGCGCAGCGCATGGTCATCGACCAGCCAGTTGGAGCAACCCTCGATCATCGCGTTCTGCGGCGATTATACGGGCGCGGTTTCGGATAATCGCGCGTACCTGAACCAGGCCGAGAGCGAGGCGGCACCACCTGAATGCAGCGGGGCTGGCCTCAGCCAGCACGACGCGCTGGGCGCGCGCAACTGGCTTCGCACACTGATCCACGAGTACGCGCACGTCTCCAGCGCGGCGCGTCCGTCGCGGGGCGGCATGCTGGCCGCCTGCGAGCGCGGCAGCGTCAACTGCACATCGGAGTACTACCTCCACAACCCGGATCGCCCGCGCGAGGCCGCGCTCGCCGTCAGGAATCCCGATTCCTACGCCTATTTTGCCTGGGCCGTGCGCCGGGGAGGCAGCCCGGCGAGCGCAGGCGGAGCAGGCGGCCAGCGCGCGGGCGGCGGGATTTCGACCGGACTCGCGGTTGGGCTGGGCATCGGCGCGGCAGTGCTGATCGGCGGCATCATCGCGGCAGCCTACCTTCTATCGCGAAGGGAATCGGAGTGA
- a CDS encoding DUF4157 domain-containing protein, whose product MHARLSTELKRRSAQSALPAAGQRPVVRRQRAAPAAFTTLPAIVEAVLHGPGQPLDLTARAHMEPRFGHDFSQVRVHTGALAAQSARALDAHAYTVGQQIVFGAGEYAPGAPAGEQTLAHELTHVVQQSASMPQATASMPDERAEHEAYGSAAALRADRPLSVTQRLPMQIQRLPRDRDPIHAPMIESFREQTGLQEFDEFGRRVGPSDAQIKYRLSPAAQLGSLYAMTPWELAQVPEGRLNLAESTARAMGVTPDGPSFDDYRRARRFVRALHSQYGITFDVEREQRILGRVPTADELTILDRLLGQILGVGNVRQSLGQPGARGVPTATGSTRPSLQGRARILNDLAEYSIKRFQLQWLVAGGYGRPTSEVDRDVRSLWTEQGITPPATAVITEQERRATALVAFRAFAGLEPGFYFPPDDMFYLAPSSNLRTPAVQAVARHEAVHLLGGRERTRRAFIERFGADRYIQYWRPFEEGISELIAIEATPANQQGSPGAPGVPNTQSGYGAYVTLMQRIMNIIGREALFQAFFTGNIPNRIFELLVTPP is encoded by the coding sequence ATGCACGCCCGATTGTCAACCGAACTCAAGCGACGCAGCGCTCAAAGCGCGCTCCCGGCGGCGGGGCAGCGCCCGGTCGTCCGGCGGCAGCGTGCCGCTCCGGCGGCGTTCACGACGCTACCGGCGATCGTTGAGGCGGTATTGCACGGGCCGGGCCAACCGCTCGATCTGACAGCTCGCGCGCACATGGAGCCGCGCTTCGGCCACGATTTCAGCCAGGTGCGCGTGCATACCGGCGCTCTGGCTGCACAGTCGGCCCGGGCGCTCGACGCGCACGCCTACACGGTCGGGCAGCAGATCGTCTTTGGCGCGGGCGAGTACGCGCCGGGAGCGCCAGCGGGTGAGCAAACGCTGGCGCATGAGCTGACGCATGTGGTGCAGCAGAGCGCTTCGATGCCGCAGGCTACAGCCTCGATGCCCGACGAGCGCGCGGAGCATGAGGCGTATGGCAGCGCGGCGGCGCTACGCGCAGACAGGCCGCTCTCCGTGACCCAGCGCCTGCCGATGCAGATCCAGCGGCTGCCACGCGACCGCGATCCGATCCACGCGCCGATGATCGAGAGCTTCCGCGAGCAGACCGGCCTGCAAGAGTTCGACGAATTCGGGCGTCGGGTCGGGCCGAGCGATGCGCAGATCAAATACCGGCTCAGCCCTGCCGCTCAGCTTGGCTCGCTGTATGCCATGACGCCCTGGGAGCTTGCGCAGGTGCCTGAGGGACGGCTCAATCTCGCCGAGTCGACCGCGCGGGCAATGGGCGTGACGCCGGATGGTCCCAGCTTTGATGATTATCGGCGGGCCAGGCGCTTCGTGCGGGCGCTCCACAGCCAGTACGGCATTACCTTTGATGTCGAGCGCGAGCAGCGCATCCTGGGCCGCGTCCCGACCGCCGACGAGCTGACGATCCTTGATCGGCTGCTGGGGCAAATCCTGGGGGTCGGCAACGTCCGACAGTCGCTCGGACAGCCTGGAGCGCGGGGCGTGCCGACGGCTACAGGCAGCACCCGGCCAAGCTTGCAGGGTCGCGCCAGGATCTTGAACGATCTGGCCGAGTACTCGATCAAGCGCTTTCAACTGCAATGGCTGGTCGCTGGCGGCTACGGGCGGCCCACATCCGAGGTTGACCGCGATGTGCGCAGCCTGTGGACGGAGCAGGGTATCACCCCTCCGGCGACCGCCGTCATCACCGAGCAGGAGCGACGCGCCACGGCGCTGGTCGCGTTTCGCGCATTCGCTGGCCTGGAGCCGGGATTTTACTTCCCGCCTGACGACATGTTCTATCTCGCGCCTAGCTCCAACCTGCGCACGCCGGCAGTTCAGGCGGTGGCGCGTCACGAGGCGGTGCATCTGCTCGGCGGGCGCGAGCGAACGCGCCGGGCTTTCATCGAGCGCTTCGGCGCGGATCGCTACATCCAGTACTGGCGACCATTCGAGGAGGGCATCTCCGAGCTGATCGCGATCGAGGCGACACCAGCCAATCAGCAGGGCAGCCCTGGCGCTCCGGGCGTGCCCAACACCCAATCGGGATACGGCGCCTACGTCACGCTGATGCAGCGCATCATGAATATCATAGGCCGCGAGGCGCTCTTTCAGGCGTTCTTCACCGGCAACATCCCGAATCGGATCTTTGAGCTGTTGGTCACGCCGCCGTAG